A single window of Triticum aestivum cultivar Chinese Spring unplaced genomic scaffold, IWGSC CS RefSeq v2.1 scaffold283832, whole genome shotgun sequence DNA harbors:
- the LOC123176733 gene encoding acid phosphatase 1-like, whose amino-acid sequence MAMATKMLLLLAAVALLVASSGAWETNMHMPTSVATVTAMDEAVAPLIHALRPLLGSGGQLGSHAGVACDSWRLGVEAHNVRDWKTVPASCEGYVGHYMLGGHYRRDSKVVIDQAISYVESLKLAGNGKEVWVFDVDETTLSNLPYYATHGFGATPYNWTSFQEYARQASAPALPETKRLYNKLLSVGIKPVILTGRREAQRTATVTNLRQQGFSGSMAVLLKPAEFKGSSVTFKSGERQKLLDAGYVIVGNIGDQWSDILGTPEGARTFKLPDPMYYIG is encoded by the exons ATGGCAATGGCTACGAAGATGCTGCTCCTGCTCGCTGCCGTGGCTCTTCTTGTGGCCTCCAGCGGCGCATGGGAGACTAACATGCACATGCCGACGTCAGTTGCCACAGTCACCGCCATGGATGAGGCCGTGGCGCCGCTGATCCATGCGCTGCGGCCGCTGTTGGGCTCGGGCGGGCAGCTGGGGAGCCACGCCGGCGTGGCATGCGACAGCTGGCGGCTGGGTGTGGAGGCGCACAACGTGCGTGACTGGAAGACGGTCCCCGCCAGCTGCGAGGGCTACGTCGGGCACTACATGCTCGGCGGTCACTACCGCCGCGATTCCAAGGTTGTCATTGACCAGGCTATCTCCTACGTCGAGAGCCTGAAGCTCGCCGGCAACGGCAAGGAGGTGTGGGTCTTCGACGTCGACGAGACCACGCTCTCCAACCTCCCCTACTACGCCACTCACGGCTTCGG GGCTACGCCGTACAACTGGACGAGCTTCCAAGAGTACGCACGGCAGGCGAGCGCACCTGCCCTGCCAGAGACGAAGCGGCTGTACAACAAGTTGCTTTCAGTGGGCATCAAGCCTGTGATCCTCACTGGCCGGCGAGAGGCCCAGAGGACCGCCACTGTCACAAACCTCCGCCAGCAGGGGTTTTCTGGGTCGATGGCGGTGCTGCTGAAGCCAGCGGAGTTCAAGGGCTCCTCGGTGACCTTCAAGTCCGGTGAGAGACAAAAGCTGTTGGACGCTGGGTATGTCATCGTCGGCAACATCGGTGACCAGTGGAGCGACATCCTCGGCACGCCAGAGGGCGCCCGCACCTTTAAGCTGCCCGACCCCATGTACTACATCGGCTAG